Within the Bacillus pumilus genome, the region GGCTGTGGACTGGCGGGTGGCGATTGGACGATTGTGGAAGAGATGATTGAAGATGTACTGGGTGATTGTGAGGTGACGGTTTATCAGTTTAGATAATGGAATGAGGTTTTTTGAAACATAATGACAAAACCCTCCTTAAATTGGAGGGTTTTGTACTTTAGTTATCTTCTTTATTTTTTAAATAATTGAATACAGCTTCTTCTGATTCACCTAAAATATGTTCTCGAAGACTTCGAATTACTGAGATGTTAACGAATGAAATAAACAGTGTCCCCCTCTCCACCGCTGCATCACGGAATAAATTAAAGATATTACGTCTTTTCCTTAATATATAACTCTTGCTATTATACTTATTAAAACAGCTAAAATTGTTGAGATCATAACTATACCAATAATTAATGAATGTTGTCGCTTCTTCATACTTATAATAGCTACATACTCTCTTATAAAGGCATTTATCCAAAAATAAAGCTTTGTCTTAGAACCATAACCATATATTTTTAAACCCATTTCTTTAGCTATTAAAGACGCTCTCAATATATGGAAATTACTCGATACTAGTACAGCCTTATAGTTTTTACTCAATCTACTCATTATATCTTTTGAATAAAGAATGTTTTCTTCCGTTGTTTTAGAGCGTGTTTCTTCTATTATGACATTATCATTTAAACCTTTTTGTTTAGCATAGTTTGCCATTGCTTTCCCTTCGGGTAAACTTTCATCTTCTCCCTGGCCGCCAGAAAATATTATTTTAATACTTTCATTATTCTCATATTTGTTACGGATTTCTATAGCTTTATCAATTCTACTTGCTAGTAAAGGGGGTACTTTATCATTTATTAAGCCACTACCTAAGACAACAATAAAATCAGGCCGTTCAATTATAGGTAACTTTTGCAAAAAATATGTATTTACAAAAACTATAATATGTACTATAAAATATGTATAAACGATTGTAATTCCAATACTAATAAACCCTACCTCCCTAATATACTGATAATTATTTAAAATCGCAATACATACTATATATAAGATTAAACTAACTAAAACGATTAATGTTAAGCTATTTGCAAACTTTTTACCTTCTAATTTCCTTACTTTGATTCCATTATATAAAAGAAAAGGTAAAAACCACCATAAAAAACTTAAATAGAAGACCATAAGGATAACTAGTAAAAGTACGCCTAGAATGGGGATTATAGAAACTTTACCCAGCAATGAGATGAGGCTAAAGGGAAATAAAACTACGGAGGTTATTACTAAAAAACCGTTAATCATATTTCTTCGATCATACAATATTGATAGTATTAAACTGATTACTGATAATATAAATAGAAACCATAAAAATAAAATCAGCCATATATCCATAATATTCTCCAATTCATAATTATTTAAGAATCCATAAACATGCTATAATGTTTATGGATTCTTATTTTTTTCAAAATTAGACTTAGATGTTTCTTCAATCTTACTTACTATAGACCTTCTTTCTTCCCATTTAACAAGGTATGCTTGATTCTTCTTAATTGGATTCAATAAGCTCACTTTAAGATTTTCACTCTTACCATCTTTATAACCTGATACTTCATAAATATAATACTTGATTGACTTCCCTTGATCATTTGTCTCATGTTTTATTTTAGGGTCTTCAGTATTATAAATATAATAATCATTTGTTTTATAGTAACCTTGATCAGAAAATAAATAATACCCTCCGAATGATGCCATTCCTAAAATAACTAAAAATAATATTAATGCAAACTTATTCATAATTTTATTCTCCTCTTTAATCTAATAAATTGCTGTATATATAATTACAACAATAATCATTATTGACACACTTGATAAGAATATATACTTATTTCTATTTATTTTTCAAACTGTAGAATCTTCACTGTACATATACCGACTTTTAACCATATATAATCCTACTATGAAGAAGTTAAGAATTTGTATACTGTCATTCACGATAAAATCTCATCCCATAAACACGAAAAGTTTTTATAATAACACTAATAAGATAAACAGACATAATGCTTAGGGCTATGTTTATTAATATACTAGATGATAATCCATATAAAACCACAACAATAAATCCCAGTAAAACATAATGCCGGTATATTATTGCAAAACCTCTAATGAAATCTAAACTCTTTATTCTTTTATTCATTGCTCACTCCTTTTAAATTCTAAATTGCATACGTATAATAACTTCATTATCTGAGATGCTTTTTAGACATCCATTATTTTTTCCTTACATCTTTAACATATCATATTATAATAAAGGCTCACTACAATATTATGTGACAATTACTGTATCTATATAACAATATTGTCACTTTCAAAATTATAACATGTGAACAAATCAGCAAATGATTGGTGATTTAATGCAGTATTACTTATATATAACTGAAAAAATGCATATTTTCAATATTAGCTTCTATGACCACCAGTTAAACCAGCTCTGTGCAATGCAGTACCGCCTTTCGTGTATGAAACAGCCCTCAACAATGCTTTTGAACCATATTTATTTCTAGTGCCATCCTTAACATAACCCAACTGTCTTTTTTTCTCTAATCCTCTTTCATCGAATAAAGTTAACTGTTGATTGGCATCTTCTTCAATTTTCCCTAATGTGACTGAAATACTTCTGACCGTCTTATGCTGATATAACGTGTTAAACAACTCCGTACACGTGTTATAGAT harbors:
- a CDS encoding YdcF family protein, with amino-acid sequence MDIWLILFLWFLFILSVISLILSILYDRRNMINGFLVITSVVLFPFSLISLLGKVSIIPILGVLLLVILMVFYLSFLWWFLPFLLYNGIKVRKLEGKKFANSLTLIVLVSLILYIVCIAILNNYQYIREVGFISIGITIVYTYFIVHIIVFVNTYFLQKLPIIERPDFIVVLGSGLINDKVPPLLASRIDKAIEIRNKYENNESIKIIFSGGQGEDESLPEGKAMANYAKQKGLNDNVIIEETRSKTTEENILYSKDIMSRLSKNYKAVLVSSNFHILRASLIAKEMGLKIYGYGSKTKLYFWINAFIREYVAIISMKKRQHSLIIGIVMISTILAVLISIIARVIY
- a CDS encoding DUF1093 domain-containing protein encodes the protein MNKFALILFLVILGMASFGGYYLFSDQGYYKTNDYYIYNTEDPKIKHETNDQGKSIKYYIYEVSGYKDGKSENLKVSLLNPIKKNQAYLVKWEERRSIVSKIEETSKSNFEKNKNP